A single genomic interval of Heliangelus exortis chromosome 11, bHelExo1.hap1, whole genome shotgun sequence harbors:
- the CD276 gene encoding CD276 antigen → MAPRMLCLLLALRMLPLSLAAAMEIQVPDEPVVALFGRDATLCCSFSLEANFSLDNLTVIWELTDTKHLVHKFSGGRDELADQDGGYANRTTLFYDQLAQGNVSLLLRSVEISDEGSFTCFVQVQKHRKAAVTLQVAAPYSKPSMNLEPNKDLKPGDLADVTCHASHGYPKASVLWQDSQGSNITEHVTTSQVANEDGLFDVHSVLHVLVEPSSTYSCLVQNPVLQQETQASVTITGQHLAFPAAALWVTVGLSLCVVVLLVILAYVCQKKIRQSCEEEEENTGTEEQDEEGEEPKTALQPLKSMESRDDNEQEID, encoded by the exons ATGGCACCAAggatgctctgcctgctgctcgCCCTGAGAATGCTGCCACTCAGCCTGGCAG CTGCCATGGAGATCCAGGTCCCGGATGAGCCTGTGGTGGCTCTTTTTGGCAGGGATGCCACCCTCTGCTGTTCCTTCTCCCTCGAGGCCAACTTCAGCCTCGACAACCTGACCGTCATCTGGGAGCTGACAGACACCAAGCACTTGGTCCACAAGTTCTCTGGTGGCCGTGACGAGCTGGCAGACCAGGATGGGGGCTATGCCAACAGGACAACCCTCTTCTATGACCAGCTGGCCCAGGGCAACGTCTCCCTGCTCCTCCGGAGTGTGGAGATCTCAGATGAGGGCAGCTTCACCTGCTTCGTCCAGGTCCAGAAACACAGGAAGGCAGCTGTGACCTTGCAGGTGGCAG CTCCCTACTCCAAGCCCAGTATGAATCTGGAACCCAACAAAGACTTGAAGCCAGGAGATCTGGCAGATGTGACTTGCCATGCTTCCCATGGCTATCCCAAGGCCAGCGTCCTCTGGCAGGACAGTCAGGGAAGCAACATCACAGAACATGTCACCACTTCTCAGGTGGCCAATGAGGACGGTCTCTTTGATGTCCACAGTGTCCTTCACGTGCTGGTGGAACCCAGCAGCACCTACTCATGCTTGGTGCAAAACCCAGTGCTACAGCAGGAGACCCAAGCCTCTGTCACCATCACAG GCCAGCACCttgccttccctgctgctgctctctgggtgACAGTGGGGCTGTCCCTCTGTGTTGTGGTGCTGCTTGTCATCCTGGCTTATGTCTGCCAGAAGAAAATCCGACAGAGCTgcgaggaagaggaggaaaacacaG GGACAGAGGAGCAGGATGAAGAGGGGGAAGAGCCCAAGACAG ccctgcagcccctgaagAGCATGGAGAGCAGAGATG ataACGAGCAAGAAATTGATTGA